From one Lotus japonicus ecotype B-129 chromosome 3, LjGifu_v1.2 genomic stretch:
- the LOC130745254 gene encoding probable sodium/metabolite cotransporter BASS1, chloroplastic — protein sequence MQASIACSPHTDGVVKFRITSPIQNHTILARTKSPSQCSLGYNKFQSQPLSTTPTPKFPRIHSSNVGPLQCGISSNGYSADGSRRRSFREWVEVVGEALSTAFPLWVTVGCVLGLVKPSSFNWVTPKLSIVGLTIIMLGMGMTLTLDDLRGALAMPKEVISGFLLQYSVMPISGFLISKLLNLPSHYAAGLILVACCPGGTASNIVTYLARGNVALSVIMTAASTLSAVIMTPFLTAKLAGKYVAVDAAGLLNSTLQVVLFPVLAGAFLNQYFQPLVKIVSPLMPPLAVATVAILCGNAIAQSSSAILMSGGQVILASSLLHASGFFFGYVLARILGLDVSSSRTVSIEVGMQNSVLGVVLAAKHFGDPLTTVPCAVSSVCHSIFGSILAGFWRRTVPAEMKD from the exons ATGCAGGCATCCATAGCATGCTCTCCACACACAGATGGAGTTGTCAAATTCAGAATCACTTCCCCAATACAAAACCACACTATTCTCGCTCGAACAAAATCACCCTCTCAGTGCTCACTAGGATACAACAAGTTTCAATCCCAACCACTGTCCACCACTCCCACACCCAAATTCCCCAGAATTCATAGCTCCAATGTCGGTCCACTTCAGTGCGGCATTTCGTCGAACGGGTACAGTGCAGATGGAAGTAGAAGGAGGAGTTTTCGTGAGTGGGTTGAGGTGGTTGGTGAGGCCCTATCGACCGCGTTTCCTTTGTGGGTAACGGTCGGGTGCGTGTTGGGTTTGGTGAAACCGAGTTCCTTCAATTGGGTTACTCCTAAATTGAGTATTGTGGGTCTCACTATCATCATGCTTGGTATGGGTATGACTCTCACCCTTGATGATCTTCGTGGTGCTCTTGCTATGCCCAAAGAAGTCATCTCTGGTTTTTTACTTCAATACTCG GTGATGCCAATATCTGGATTTCTTATAAGCAAACTCTTAAATCTTCCATCACATTATGCAGCTGGTTTAATATTAGTTGCGTGCTGTCCAGGCG GCACTGCTAGCAATATTGTTACATATCTTGCACG TGGAAATGTGGCACTTTCTGTGATAATGACTGCTGCAAGCACTCTATCTGCGGTG ATCATGACTCCTTTTTTGACAGCCAAACTTGCTGGTAAATATGTAGCTGTAGATGCAGCTGGCTTATTGAATTCAACATTGCAA GTTGTGCTTTTTCCTGTATTGGCTGGTGCATTTCTGAATCAATATTTCCAACCTCTTGTTAAAATTGTCTCTCCATTGATGCCTCCTCTGGCTGTAGCAACAGTGGCAATTTTATGTGGAAACGCTATTGCCCAGAGCTCTTCAGCAATCCTTATGTCTGGTGGACAAGTTATTTTAGCGTCCTCCCTTCTTCACGCTTCTGGGTTTTTCTTTGGTTATGTGCTTGCAAGGATTCTTGGGCTAGATGTGTCATCATCACGAACCGTATCCATTGAGGTTGGCATGCAG AACTCAGTTCTTGGGGTTGTTCTGGCTGCAAAGCACTTTGGAGATCCCCTAACAACAGTACCTTGTGCTGTTTCAAGTGTGTGTCACTCAATCTTTGGTAGCATCCTAGCAGGATTTTGGAGACGTACTGTGCCAGCTGAGATGAAGGACTAA
- the LOC130745257 gene encoding protein NEOXANTHIN-DEFICIENT 1 isoform X1: MKYGVSIHLFPHNIPLQLPTSSSFSSSPLSHHIPLSQDSINVIQVEIDGCCRGKIFIWVRAWYQLHLVKAEKARAYIPKEFKLVQAFGYTLGGFFLASYEDSPVGVFDELVVIAGLVWNRPTSCAWATRVYVNNGEACYHGRKEVGLPSQMARFSKTITAISRQPKDNMNGFFNMIGTGAKFCNPKEHLNVQETKIRCVDAADTYNISLKSAAVQASRFDHWMGPTIRMSLPSFSGGTECNPNLLKYSCKIECRVQAVQPLKVSRAIPITNDDDNEKSLEDYGSSSHEAKDHENDRQNFSTCVMLSKPILALKFNQMKMQVEAPVVLSQSLNSLETSVTSVP; this comes from the exons ATGAAGTACGGAGTTAGTATCCATTTATTTCCACACAATATTCCACTTCAGCTTCCTACTTCAtcctccttttcttcttctcctctctctCACCATATTCCACTTTCTCAAG ATTCCATAAATGTGATACAAGTGGAAATTGATGGATGTTGCAGAGGCAAAATCTTCATCTGGGTACG TGCCTGGTATCAACTCCATCTTGTGAAAGCAGAGAAAGCTCGAGCTTACATTCCAAAAGAGTTCAAATTGGTTCAAGCTTTTGG ATACACTCTTGGTGGCTTCTTTCTGGCCAGTTATGAGGACAGTCCAGTTGGTGTCTTTGACGAG CTTGTGGTGATTGCAGGACTTGTATGGAACCGACCAACGTCCTGCGC TTGGGCAACAAGAGTGTACGTGAACAACGGTGAGGCTTGTTATCACGGAAGAAAG GAGGTGGGACTTCCAAGTCAGATGGCTAGGTTTTCTAAG ACAATTACAGCTATCTCAAGACAACCGAAGGACAATATGAATGGATTTTTTAATATGATTGGAACTGGTGCTAAGTTCTGCAATCCTAAGGAACACCTGAATGTTCAAGAGACCAAAATCAGATGTGTTGACGCAGCTGATACTTATAATATCAGTCTCAAAAGTGCTG CAGTGCAAGCTTCAAGGTTCGACCACTGGATGGGGCCAACAATCAGAATGTCACTTCCGAGTTTTAG TGGCGGTACGGAGTGTAATCCTAACCTCCTCAAGTATTCTTGCAAAATTGAATGCAG GGTGCAAGCAGTGCAGCCATTGAAGGTTTCAAGAGCAATCCCTATTACAAATGATGATGACAACGAGAAATCTTTAGAAGACTATGGGAGCAGTAGCCACGAGGCTAAGGATCATGAAAATGATAGACAGAATTTCAGCACCTGTGTGATGTTATCAAAACCCATCTTAGCATTGAAGTTTAATCAAATGAAGATGCAGGTAGAAGCTCCCGTTGTACTTTCCCAATCCTTGAATTCTTTAGAAACTTCTGTCACCTCGGTTCCATAA
- the LOC130745257 gene encoding protein NEOXANTHIN-DEFICIENT 1 isoform X2: MDVAEAKSSSGYGKAPWVFRGSAWYQLHLVKAEKARAYIPKEFKLVQAFGYTLGGFFLASYEDSPVGVFDELVVIAGLVWNRPTSCAWATRVYVNNGEACYHGRKEVGLPSQMARFSKTITAISRQPKDNMNGFFNMIGTGAKFCNPKEHLNVQETKIRCVDAADTYNISLKSAAVQASRFDHWMGPTIRMSLPSFSGGTECNPNLLKYSCKIECRVQAVQPLKVSRAIPITNDDDNEKSLEDYGSSSHEAKDHENDRQNFSTCVMLSKPILALKFNQMKMQVEAPVVLSQSLNSLETSVTSVP; this comes from the exons ATGGATGTTGCAGAGGCAAAATCTTCATCTGGGTACGGTAAGGCTCCATGGGTGTTTAGAGGCAG TGCCTGGTATCAACTCCATCTTGTGAAAGCAGAGAAAGCTCGAGCTTACATTCCAAAAGAGTTCAAATTGGTTCAAGCTTTTGG ATACACTCTTGGTGGCTTCTTTCTGGCCAGTTATGAGGACAGTCCAGTTGGTGTCTTTGACGAG CTTGTGGTGATTGCAGGACTTGTATGGAACCGACCAACGTCCTGCGC TTGGGCAACAAGAGTGTACGTGAACAACGGTGAGGCTTGTTATCACGGAAGAAAG GAGGTGGGACTTCCAAGTCAGATGGCTAGGTTTTCTAAG ACAATTACAGCTATCTCAAGACAACCGAAGGACAATATGAATGGATTTTTTAATATGATTGGAACTGGTGCTAAGTTCTGCAATCCTAAGGAACACCTGAATGTTCAAGAGACCAAAATCAGATGTGTTGACGCAGCTGATACTTATAATATCAGTCTCAAAAGTGCTG CAGTGCAAGCTTCAAGGTTCGACCACTGGATGGGGCCAACAATCAGAATGTCACTTCCGAGTTTTAG TGGCGGTACGGAGTGTAATCCTAACCTCCTCAAGTATTCTTGCAAAATTGAATGCAG GGTGCAAGCAGTGCAGCCATTGAAGGTTTCAAGAGCAATCCCTATTACAAATGATGATGACAACGAGAAATCTTTAGAAGACTATGGGAGCAGTAGCCACGAGGCTAAGGATCATGAAAATGATAGACAGAATTTCAGCACCTGTGTGATGTTATCAAAACCCATCTTAGCATTGAAGTTTAATCAAATGAAGATGCAGGTAGAAGCTCCCGTTGTACTTTCCCAATCCTTGAATTCTTTAGAAACTTCTGTCACCTCGGTTCCATAA